A single genomic interval of Panthera uncia isolate 11264 chromosome A1 unlocalized genomic scaffold, Puncia_PCG_1.0 HiC_scaffold_17, whole genome shotgun sequence harbors:
- the NSG2 gene encoding neuronal vesicle trafficking-associated protein 2 gives MTPSFVFLQVTILVSLALAFLACIVFLVVYKAFTYDHSCPEGFVYKHKRCIPASLDAYYSSQDPNSRSRFYTVISHYSVAKQSTARAIGPWLSAAAVIHEPKPPKTQGH, from the exons ATGACTCCCAGTTTTGTGTTCCTCCAGGTCACCATTCTCGTCAGCCTGGCCCTCGCTTTCCTCGCCTGCATCGTGTTCCTGGTGGTTTACAAAGCCTTCACCTATGACCACAGCTGCCCAGAGGGATTTGTCTATAAG CACAAGCGCTGTATCCCGGCCTCTCTGGATGCTTACTACTCATCCCAGGACCCCAATTCCAGAAGCCGCTTCTACACGGTCATCAGCCACTACAGTGTGGCCAAGCAGAGCACTGCTCGGGCCATCGGGCCGTGGCTGTCGGCGGCTGCTGTCATCCATGAGCCCAAGCCGCCCAAGACCCAGGGCCATTAG